From Topomyia yanbarensis strain Yona2022 chromosome 1, ASM3024719v1, whole genome shotgun sequence, one genomic window encodes:
- the LOC131695468 gene encoding uncharacterized protein K02A2.6-like, protein MLIEQLLHGLEARDMVDEIIAKMPETFKRAYEIAYTLETTRSTAREVNTGAAFTIPEETHKLGYENLRTRKKATFSHPKSSQGEYQRTNKQYTGETCKGCGGQHQCRFREVRCHNCNSKGHISKVCRSRRSPVQESSADQVDSEEIPQPVIDVVQSLSQVHDMKSPGKKMIDVKIDGRALQMELDTGAPSGIIAESTLRTIKPKYSLLRTDRQFSSYTGHRINCLGRIPVNISIGTATRRLNLYVLSGESDPLFRRDWISHCVNEINLNRLFSIDMSTNSINSSEQTPTQSARLSTLLRGFEDVFSQIPGKLVGSPAKVHWKPEVSPVFAKARDVPYALRERYAAEIDKKLASGFFEKVEYSEWASPTHIVVKKNGDLRIAGNYKPTVNPRIIVDEHPIPKIDTIFNKMNGASMFCHLDVTDEYTHLPIDGQFSHALTLNTATHGLIRPTRAVYGAANIPAIWQRRMESVLQELDDVVVSFYDDIIVFARDFDSLLQALTVTLDRLRLNGLRLNRSKCVFAASSLECLGHRIDRNGLHKSNKHVEAIRNAPRPSNPDELQLLLGKATYYSAFIPNLLQEQDAYAICF, encoded by the coding sequence ATGTTGATAGAACAACTTCTGCATGGCCTGGAAGCTCGCGATATGGTTGACGAGATCATAGCAAAGATGCCAGAAACCTTCAAAAGGGCCTACGAAATCGCATACACCCTTGAGACCACACGCAGCACAGCACGGGAAGTTAACACGGGGGCGGCATTCACGATACCTGAAGAAACCCATAAGCTCGGATACGAAAATCTTCGAACCAGAAAGAAAGCAACATTTAGTCATCCGAAAAGTTCCCAGGGCGAATATCAGCGAACGAACAAGCAATATACCGGTGAAACCTGCAAAGGTTGCGGTGGACAACATCAGTGCCGTTTCCGTGAGGTTCGTTGTCACAATTGTAATAGCAAAGGCCATATTTCGAAAGTGTGCAGATCAAGAAGGTCGCCGGTCCAGGAGTCATCGGCTGATCAAGTGGACTCAGAGGAAATACCACAACCCGTTATCGACGTAGTCCAATCGTTGAGTCAAGTACACGATATGAAATCCCCGGGAAAGAAGATGATCGATGTAAAAATCGACGGTCGTGCGCTACAAATGGAACTGGACACTGGAGCTCCCAGCGGTATAATTGCAGAATCCACACTGCGGACCATTAAACCTAAATACTCGTTACTAAGAACGGACAGACAGTTTTCGAGCTACACCGGACATCGCATTAATTGCCTAGGGCGTATCCCGGTAAATATATCCATTGGAACCGCGACGCGCAGGTTGAATTTGTACGTCTTGTCTGGGGAATCAGATCCACTGTTTCGGCGCGATTGGATCTCTCATTGTGTTAACGAAATCAATCTGAATCGGTTGTTCTCTATAGATATGTCAACCAACTCTATCAACTCTTCGGAACAAACTCCGACTCAATCAGCACGCCTTTCGACACTACTGAGAGGATTTGAAGACGTTTTCAGTCAAATCCCCGGGAAGCTGGTGGGGTCGCCAGCCAAAGTTCATTGGAAACCAGAAGTGTCTCCGGTATTCGCCAAAGCACGTGATGTACCATATGCACTGCGAGAGCGATACGCAGCCGAAATCGACAAAAAACTTGCATCAGGATTTTTCGAAAAGGTGGAATACTCCGAGTGGGCATCACCTACTCACATAGTAGTAAAGAAAAATGGCGACTTGCGGATCGCCGGAAACTACAAACCAACCGTCAACCCGAGAATAATAGTCGACGAACATCCCATCCCGAAGATTGACacgattttcaacaaaatgaaTGGTGCTAGCATGTTTTGCCATTTAGATGTGACCGATGAATATACTCATCTTCCGATCGACGGACAGTTTAGTCATGCACTAACGCTGAACACGGCAACGCACGGGCTCATTCGTCCCACTCGGGCGGTATACGGAGCGGCAAACATTCCAGCTATTTGGCAACGCCGCATGGAGTCGGTCCTTCAAGAATTGGACGATGTAGTCGTCAGTTTCTACGATGACATAATCGTGTTCGCCAGGGACTTCGACAGCCTTCTTCAAGCACTAACAGTCACCTTGGATAGATTGAGGCTAAACGGACTACGTCTAAATCGATCGAAATGCGTATTCGCAGCTTCATCTCTTGAATGCCTGGGCCACAGAATTGATCGCAACGGATTACACAAATCAAACAAACA